The proteins below are encoded in one region of Aquisphaera giovannonii:
- a CDS encoding acyl-CoA carboxylase subunit beta — MPRIPDLHRELYSQEERLRQGGGEEGVARQRRLGRMTARERIAGLLDEGGGFFELALWSAYGMYPEWGEVPAAGVVGGIGWIDGRPCMVVANDATVKAGAMFPQSIKKVLRLQRIASQFRLPLVYLVDSSGVFLPLQDDVFPDEDDFGRIFRNNAVLSADGIPQFAAIMGNCVAGGAYLPVLCDTVVMTEGSHLYLAAPALVKAAIGQDVDPEELGGAAMHAAISGTADFREPDDPSCLRRLRSLFGLLPRLERGRLLPEESAAIAAGPAREPEGVYDLESSDGRSGYDVHDLLACVVDRDSAQEYKAEYGPTLVTMYARIGGRPVGIVANQKRRCTSGLGELQIGGVLYPDGVDKAARFVMDCNQSGLPIVFFQDVQGFMVGKAAERSGIIRAGAKLVNVVSNSVVPKITVIVGGSFGAGNYALCGKAYDPSLILAWPNARYAVMGPGQASETLLSLQVRAAEREGRTLDDAEVLRMREAIRAQYEAQSDIRYGAARGWVDAIIAPHETRRWLDMALRLIPAAPDPRPFRTGVLQV, encoded by the coding sequence GTGCCCCGAATCCCGGACCTTCATCGAGAGCTCTACTCCCAGGAGGAGCGGCTCCGCCAGGGGGGCGGCGAGGAGGGCGTGGCCCGCCAGCGCCGGCTCGGGCGGATGACGGCCAGGGAGCGGATCGCCGGGCTGCTCGACGAGGGGGGCGGGTTCTTCGAGCTCGCCCTCTGGTCGGCCTACGGGATGTATCCCGAATGGGGCGAGGTCCCCGCGGCCGGGGTGGTCGGCGGGATCGGGTGGATCGACGGGCGGCCCTGCATGGTGGTGGCCAACGACGCCACCGTGAAGGCCGGGGCGATGTTCCCGCAGTCGATCAAGAAGGTCCTGCGGCTCCAGCGGATCGCCTCGCAGTTCCGCCTGCCCCTGGTCTACCTCGTCGACTCCTCGGGCGTCTTCCTGCCGCTCCAGGACGACGTCTTCCCGGATGAGGACGACTTCGGGAGGATCTTCCGGAACAACGCCGTGCTCTCGGCCGACGGCATCCCGCAGTTCGCGGCGATCATGGGGAACTGCGTCGCGGGGGGGGCCTACCTCCCCGTCCTCTGCGACACGGTCGTCATGACCGAGGGGAGCCACCTCTACCTCGCCGCCCCGGCCCTGGTCAAGGCGGCGATCGGGCAGGACGTCGACCCCGAGGAGCTCGGCGGCGCCGCGATGCACGCCGCGATCAGCGGGACGGCGGACTTCCGCGAGCCGGACGACCCGAGCTGCCTGCGCCGGCTCCGCTCGCTGTTCGGCCTCCTCCCGCGCCTCGAGCGGGGGCGGCTCCTGCCGGAGGAATCCGCCGCGATCGCCGCCGGGCCGGCGAGGGAGCCCGAGGGCGTCTACGACCTCGAGTCCTCCGACGGCCGGTCGGGCTACGACGTGCACGACCTCCTGGCCTGCGTCGTGGACCGCGATTCGGCCCAGGAGTACAAGGCCGAGTACGGGCCGACGCTCGTGACCATGTATGCCCGGATCGGCGGGCGGCCCGTCGGGATCGTCGCCAACCAGAAGCGGCGGTGCACCTCGGGCCTGGGCGAGCTCCAGATCGGCGGCGTGCTCTACCCCGACGGCGTCGACAAGGCCGCGCGGTTCGTCATGGACTGCAACCAGTCGGGGCTGCCGATCGTCTTCTTCCAGGACGTCCAGGGCTTCATGGTCGGCAAGGCCGCCGAGCGGTCGGGGATCATCCGCGCCGGCGCGAAGCTGGTGAACGTGGTCAGCAACTCCGTCGTCCCCAAGATCACGGTCATCGTCGGCGGCTCCTTCGGGGCGGGCAACTACGCCCTCTGCGGGAAGGCGTATGACCCCTCGCTGATCCTGGCCTGGCCGAACGCCCGCTACGCCGTGATGGGGCCGGGCCAGGCGTCCGAGACGCTCCTGAGCCTCCAGGTCCGGGCCGCCGAACGCGAGGGGCGGACGCTCGACGACGCGGAGGTCCTCCGGATGCGGGAGGCGATCCGGGCGCAGTACGAGGCCCAGAGCGACATCCGCTACGGGGCGGCGAGGGGGTGGGTCGACGCGATCATCGCGCCCCACGAGACGCGGCGATGGCTCGACATGGCCCTCCGCCTCATCCCGGCGGCGCCCGATCCGAGGCCATTCCGCACCGGAGTGTTGCAGGTCTGA
- a CDS encoding acyclic terpene utilization AtuA family protein — protein MTAPIRVGNAQGFWGDRSDAPAEMLALEPGLDYLTLDYLAEVSLSILAVQRDRDPSLGYARDFVEVVRSLAPYWRAGGRCRLISNAGGLNPRGCAAACAEALRDAGTPPMPIGVVEGDDVLPILRDSAGGAGAPDDFRNLDDGRPISDVLDRVVTANAYLGAGPIVEALAGGARIVITGRVADPSLTVAPCVHEFGWRWDDHDRIAGSTVAGHLIECGAQVTGGISTDWLEVPDPSRIGFPIVEVAPDGTCVATKPGGTGGRVDARTVTEQLLYEIGDPDNYLSPDATVSFLGLRVEDLGGDRVRVAGARGRPAPPSYKVSATFRDGYRAQGMLTISGRDAAAKARRCGEIVLDRVRAAGYSLREATIECLGAGDVTPGLPGPVDRSDLREVVLRVAVADESRAAVERFSKELMPLITAGPPGTTGYAEGRPKVHQVFRYWPCLIGRGLVTPRVSLIGPEDA, from the coding sequence ATGACGGCACCGATCCGGGTCGGCAACGCACAAGGCTTCTGGGGCGATCGGTCCGATGCGCCCGCCGAGATGCTGGCCCTGGAGCCCGGGCTGGACTACCTGACCCTGGACTACCTCGCCGAGGTCTCGCTCTCGATCCTGGCCGTGCAGCGCGACCGGGATCCGTCCCTCGGCTACGCCCGGGACTTCGTCGAGGTCGTCCGCTCGCTCGCCCCCTACTGGCGGGCCGGCGGCCGCTGCCGCCTGATCTCGAACGCCGGCGGCCTGAACCCCCGGGGCTGCGCCGCCGCCTGCGCCGAGGCCCTGCGTGACGCCGGCACGCCGCCGATGCCGATCGGGGTCGTCGAGGGCGACGACGTCCTGCCGATCCTCCGCGATTCGGCCGGAGGCGCGGGGGCACCGGACGACTTCCGGAACCTCGACGACGGCCGGCCGATCTCGGACGTCCTCGACCGCGTCGTCACGGCCAACGCGTACCTGGGCGCCGGGCCGATCGTCGAGGCGCTCGCCGGGGGGGCCCGGATCGTGATCACCGGCCGCGTCGCCGACCCGAGTTTGACCGTCGCCCCCTGCGTCCACGAGTTCGGCTGGCGTTGGGACGACCACGACCGGATCGCCGGCTCCACCGTCGCCGGGCATCTCATCGAGTGCGGGGCGCAGGTCACCGGCGGGATCTCGACGGACTGGCTGGAGGTCCCCGACCCGTCGCGGATCGGCTTCCCGATCGTCGAGGTCGCCCCCGACGGCACCTGCGTCGCGACCAAGCCCGGAGGGACGGGCGGGCGGGTCGACGCCCGGACGGTCACGGAGCAGCTCCTCTACGAGATCGGTGACCCGGACAACTACCTCAGCCCCGACGCCACCGTCTCGTTCCTGGGCCTCCGGGTCGAGGACCTCGGGGGGGACCGCGTCCGGGTCGCCGGCGCGAGGGGCCGGCCGGCGCCCCCGAGCTACAAGGTCAGCGCCACGTTCCGGGACGGATATCGCGCCCAGGGGATGCTGACGATCTCCGGGCGGGACGCCGCCGCCAAGGCCCGGCGTTGCGGGGAGATCGTCCTCGATCGCGTCCGAGCCGCGGGGTACTCTCTCCGCGAGGCGACGATCGAGTGCCTCGGCGCGGGAGACGTCACCCCCGGCCTGCCGGGCCCGGTCGATCGGTCGGACCTGAGGGAAGTCGTCCTCCGGGTCGCCGTGGCGGACGAGTCGCGGGCGGCCGTCGAGCGGTTCTCGAAGGAGCTGATGCCCCTGATCACGGCCGGGCCGCCCGGCACCACCGGCTACGCCGAGGGGAGGCCGAAGGTCCATCAGGTCTTCCGCTACTGGCCCTGCCTGATCGGTCGGGGGTTGGTCACGCCCCGCGTGAGCCTCATCGGTCCGGAGGACGCCTGA
- a CDS encoding AtuA-related protein: MIRLGRVARARSGDKGTGANVGVFVETPAAFDLLREELTAERVAEHFRPMGVSDVTRYELPNLLALNFVLRGILSRSTRVDAQGKALGQAILEMPIAWPDGTLPGD; the protein is encoded by the coding sequence ATGATCCGGCTCGGCCGGGTCGCCCGCGCCCGGAGCGGCGACAAGGGGACCGGGGCCAACGTCGGGGTCTTCGTGGAGACCCCGGCCGCGTTCGACCTCCTGCGCGAGGAGCTGACCGCCGAGAGGGTCGCCGAACACTTCCGGCCGATGGGTGTGTCGGATGTGACGCGGTACGAGCTGCCCAACCTCCTGGCGTTGAATTTCGTGCTCCGGGGCATCCTCTCTCGTAGTACGAGAGTCGACGCGCAGGGCAAGGCGCTCGGCCAGGCGATCCTGGAGATGCCGATCGCCTGGCCCGACGGAACATTGCCGGGCGACTGA
- a CDS encoding enoyl-CoA hydratase/isomerase family protein, which translates to MSETLLLIERTRPGVAELVLNRPGRRNALTIALMDELAGAVWRLSHEADGRVLILRGAGPAFCAGLDLREASDPALAEEGAEAVRRVFNALSRTPLVTIAAAHGVAAAGGAGLLAACDFAVASEDLRIVFPEVRRGLVPALVATVLKRKLRDADLRELFLLAEPIDAARARSMGLVHRVVPGTTAREEADRLARQILRGGPQAIRSTKALLAGLNPPGDEDVRIAMEHHIRARVGEESKEGLAAFLEKREPNWA; encoded by the coding sequence ATGAGCGAGACCCTGCTCCTGATCGAACGGACGAGGCCGGGCGTCGCCGAGCTGGTGCTGAACCGGCCGGGGCGGCGGAACGCCCTGACCATCGCCCTGATGGACGAGCTCGCCGGGGCCGTCTGGCGCCTCTCCCACGAGGCGGACGGCCGCGTCCTGATCCTCCGCGGCGCCGGGCCGGCCTTCTGCGCGGGCCTGGACCTGCGCGAGGCCTCGGATCCGGCGCTGGCCGAGGAGGGGGCCGAGGCGGTGCGCCGGGTGTTCAACGCCCTGTCCCGGACGCCGCTCGTCACGATCGCCGCGGCCCACGGCGTCGCGGCCGCGGGCGGCGCGGGCCTGCTCGCCGCCTGCGACTTCGCGGTCGCCTCGGAGGACCTGCGGATCGTCTTCCCCGAGGTCCGCAGGGGGCTGGTGCCCGCGCTGGTCGCCACCGTCCTGAAGAGGAAGCTCCGGGACGCGGACCTCCGCGAGCTGTTCCTGCTGGCCGAGCCGATCGACGCCGCCCGGGCACGGTCGATGGGATTGGTCCATCGCGTCGTCCCCGGGACGACGGCCCGGGAGGAGGCCGATCGACTCGCCCGTCAGATCCTCCGCGGCGGGCCTCAGGCGATCCGGAGCACGAAGGCGCTGCTGGCCGGGCTCAACCCGCCGGGCGATGAGGACGTCCGCATCGCGATGGAGCATCACATCCGGGCCCGGGTCGGCGAGGAGTCGAAAGAAGGCCTCGCCGCGTTCCTCGAGAAACGGGAGCCCAACTGGGCGTGA
- a CDS encoding acyl-CoA dehydrogenase family protein, which yields MATTTTTTTTGTTAAPRDGRESERDRQIRQAEELLFSGPQRLGVAKGLFWGRFVADWVMPYPRLSAEEKPGVEAALGELRRFCDTSLDAADIDRRADIPRSVIDGLAGLGVLGMTAPSALGGRGFSQAAYCKVMEELGSRCSSTSIFVNAHHSIGMRALLLFGTEEQKARWLPALVRGEKLAAFALTEVEAGSDAANVQTTATPSEDGSHYILNGQKRYITNGGIADVLTVMARTPAAGRDGTAVTAFLVTPDMPGFRVVEPRMEKLGIRGTATAKLAFEDMPVPRENILGPLGKGLKVALTVLDFGRTTFGACCTGSAKTCLALAIRHARTRRQFGRTLGEFEMVRSMIARMAASTYAMEAMTTVTASLIDRGLDDYMLETAMLKVWSTEALWTTVNDAFQLHGGAAYFTDHPMERILRDARINQIGEGANEVLTSFIAAAGMKGPGEHLRDVRDALFRPFEHFGLIARFAAEQAGSRLRAPDVPVRSRPLRPAARELGRLIRRFALSVQGAMVRHREEIIERQLVHRRIARAAMELYASACVLSRRDAELSGAIAPDDAHGLGGAAAMLFLDSSARRIREELRALNDNDDSRVADAARSALGS from the coding sequence ATGGCGACCACGACCACGACGACGACCACCGGCACGACCGCCGCCCCCCGGGACGGCCGGGAGTCCGAACGAGACAGGCAGATCCGGCAGGCCGAGGAGCTCCTGTTCTCCGGACCCCAGCGGCTCGGCGTCGCCAAGGGGCTGTTCTGGGGCCGATTCGTCGCCGACTGGGTGATGCCCTACCCGCGGCTCTCGGCGGAGGAGAAGCCCGGGGTCGAGGCAGCCCTCGGGGAGCTGAGGCGATTCTGCGACACCTCGCTCGACGCCGCGGACATCGATCGCCGGGCCGACATCCCCCGGTCGGTCATCGACGGCCTCGCCGGGCTCGGCGTCCTTGGGATGACGGCGCCGTCGGCGCTCGGCGGCCGGGGCTTCTCGCAGGCCGCCTATTGCAAGGTGATGGAGGAGCTGGGCTCCCGCTGCAGCTCCACCTCCATCTTCGTCAACGCCCACCATTCGATCGGCATGCGGGCGCTCCTGCTGTTCGGGACCGAGGAGCAGAAGGCCCGGTGGCTCCCCGCGCTGGTCCGCGGCGAGAAGCTGGCGGCCTTCGCCCTGACCGAGGTGGAGGCCGGCTCCGACGCGGCCAACGTCCAGACCACCGCCACCCCCAGCGAGGACGGCTCGCACTACATCCTCAACGGCCAGAAGCGGTACATCACCAACGGCGGCATCGCCGACGTGCTGACGGTGATGGCCCGCACGCCGGCGGCGGGCCGCGACGGGACGGCCGTGACCGCCTTCCTCGTGACGCCCGACATGCCGGGCTTCCGCGTGGTCGAGCCCAGGATGGAGAAGCTCGGCATCCGGGGCACGGCCACGGCGAAGCTCGCCTTCGAGGACATGCCCGTCCCCAGGGAGAACATCCTCGGGCCGCTCGGCAAGGGCCTGAAGGTGGCGCTCACGGTCCTCGACTTCGGGCGGACGACGTTCGGGGCCTGCTGCACCGGGTCGGCGAAGACCTGCCTGGCCCTGGCGATCCGGCACGCCCGGACGCGCCGGCAGTTCGGCCGGACGCTCGGCGAGTTCGAGATGGTCCGGTCGATGATCGCCCGGATGGCGGCCTCGACCTACGCGATGGAGGCGATGACGACGGTCACGGCCAGCCTGATCGACCGGGGCCTGGACGACTACATGCTCGAGACCGCCATGCTGAAGGTCTGGAGCACCGAGGCGCTCTGGACGACCGTCAACGACGCCTTCCAGCTCCACGGCGGGGCCGCCTACTTCACGGACCATCCGATGGAGCGCATCCTCCGCGACGCGCGGATCAACCAGATCGGGGAGGGGGCCAACGAGGTCCTCACCTCGTTCATCGCGGCGGCCGGCATGAAGGGGCCCGGCGAGCACCTCCGCGACGTCCGGGATGCCCTCTTCAGGCCCTTCGAGCACTTCGGGCTGATCGCCCGCTTCGCCGCCGAGCAGGCGGGCTCCCGGCTCCGGGCGCCCGACGTCCCCGTGCGATCGCGGCCGCTGCGGCCGGCCGCCAGGGAGCTCGGGCGGCTGATCCGCCGGTTCGCCCTGTCGGTCCAGGGCGCGATGGTCCGCCATCGCGAGGAGATCATCGAGCGCCAGCTCGTCCACCGGCGGATCGCCCGGGCCGCGATGGAGCTGTACGCGTCCGCCTGCGTCCTGAGCCGCCGCGACGCCGAGCTCTCGGGCGCGATCGCCCCGGACGACGCGCACGGCCTCGGCGGCGCCGCGGCCATGCTCTTCCTCGACTCCTCGGCCCGCCGGATCCGCGAGGAGCTCCGGGCCCTGAACGACAACGACGACTCCCGGGTCGCGGACGCCGCCCGATCGGCCCTGGGGTCGTGA
- a CDS encoding AMP-binding protein produces the protein MPDPHTPWVDGLTIGRVLGETARRHADGDALCFPKLGFRCDYAELDRLVDEAARGLVALGLEKGDHFGVWATNCPEWVVLQFAAARVGVVLVKINPSYQVAEARYALAQSEVRGLALIERFKACDYFGMVSEICPELASSAPGDLRSAALPNLRWLVAIRHDAPPGMITWDDLIRRGREVPAGAFAEREAAPLPEDAISLMYTSGTTGPPRGALLTHRNLLLNAYYAGANMRLDGRDRICIPVPLYHCFGCVLGTMVSAVYGAAMVFPDESFRPEATLDAIERERCTMIYGVPTMFIAELEHESYPGRDLGSLRGGIMAGSPCPIELMRRVTAGMGAREITIGYGQTEASPLITQTRCDDPIELRVGSVGRPLPGVEVKIVDPATRAEVPDGASGELCARGHGVMLGYYKMPEQTARAIDQEGWLHTGDLARREPNGYLRITGRLKDIIIRGGENIAPHEIEEVLHHHPKVEDVHVVGVPSRKFGEEVLASVKLRAGQAATEEEIRSFCAGSLAHYKVPRWVRFVDGFPTTVTGKVQKFKIRERAIRELGLEADTRTETA, from the coding sequence ATGCCGGATCCGCACACGCCCTGGGTCGATGGGCTGACGATCGGCCGGGTCCTCGGGGAGACGGCCCGGAGGCACGCCGACGGCGACGCCCTCTGCTTCCCGAAGCTCGGGTTCCGGTGCGACTACGCCGAGCTCGACCGCCTGGTCGACGAGGCGGCCCGCGGCCTGGTCGCGCTCGGGCTCGAGAAGGGGGACCACTTCGGGGTCTGGGCGACCAACTGCCCCGAGTGGGTCGTCCTTCAGTTCGCCGCGGCCCGCGTCGGCGTCGTCCTGGTGAAGATCAATCCGTCCTACCAGGTGGCCGAGGCGCGATACGCCCTGGCCCAGTCGGAGGTCCGGGGGCTGGCGTTGATCGAGCGCTTCAAGGCGTGCGACTACTTCGGCATGGTCTCCGAGATCTGCCCCGAGCTCGCGTCCTCGGCGCCGGGCGACCTCCGCTCCGCCGCCTTGCCGAACCTGCGTTGGCTCGTCGCGATCCGGCATGATGCCCCCCCGGGGATGATCACCTGGGACGACCTGATCCGCCGCGGCCGCGAGGTCCCGGCCGGGGCATTCGCCGAGCGGGAGGCGGCGCCGCTGCCCGAGGATGCGATCAGCCTGATGTACACCTCCGGCACGACCGGGCCCCCCCGCGGCGCGCTGCTGACGCATCGGAACCTGCTGCTGAACGCCTACTACGCCGGCGCGAACATGCGGCTCGACGGGCGCGACCGGATCTGCATCCCCGTCCCGCTGTACCACTGCTTCGGATGCGTCCTGGGGACGATGGTCTCGGCGGTCTACGGGGCCGCGATGGTCTTCCCCGACGAGTCCTTCCGGCCCGAGGCGACCCTGGACGCGATCGAGCGCGAGCGTTGCACGATGATCTACGGCGTCCCGACGATGTTCATCGCCGAACTGGAACACGAGAGCTATCCCGGCCGGGACCTCGGCTCCCTCCGCGGGGGGATCATGGCCGGGAGCCCTTGCCCGATCGAGCTGATGCGCCGGGTGACGGCCGGCATGGGGGCCCGCGAGATCACGATCGGCTACGGCCAGACCGAGGCCTCCCCGCTGATCACCCAGACCCGATGCGACGACCCGATCGAGCTTCGGGTCGGGAGCGTCGGCCGCCCGCTCCCCGGGGTTGAAGTGAAGATCGTCGACCCCGCCACCAGGGCCGAGGTGCCCGACGGCGCGTCGGGCGAGCTCTGCGCCCGGGGGCACGGGGTGATGCTCGGCTACTACAAGATGCCGGAGCAGACGGCCCGGGCGATCGACCAGGAGGGCTGGCTCCACACCGGCGACCTCGCCCGGCGCGAGCCCAACGGCTACCTGCGGATCACCGGCCGCCTCAAGGACATCATCATCCGGGGCGGCGAGAACATCGCCCCCCACGAGATCGAGGAGGTCCTCCACCACCACCCGAAGGTCGAGGACGTCCACGTCGTCGGGGTGCCCAGCCGCAAGTTCGGCGAGGAGGTGCTGGCGAGCGTCAAGCTCCGCGCCGGCCAGGCCGCGACCGAGGAGGAGATCCGCTCCTTCTGCGCCGGCTCGCTGGCCCACTACAAGGTGCCGCGATGGGTCCGGTTCGTCGACGGCTTCCCCACGACCGTGACCGGCAAGGTCCAGAAGTTCAAGATCCGGGAGCGGGCCATCCGGGAGCTCGGGCTCGAGGCGGACACACGGACCGAGACCGCGTGA
- a CDS encoding SDR family NAD(P)-dependent oxidoreductase: MQVEGRTILVAGGSSGLGAACVRRLAARGARVVIADVDPAGERLSAELGDRAVFSPTDVTDEASVAHAVGLAVDRFGGLSGAVACAGILGPEKLLAREGVPSGANFRRVIEVNLVGTFHVVRLAADAMRAQPPGDDGERGVIVTTSSIACEEGQAGQAAYAASKGGVASMTLPIARELARHGIRIVSVAPGVFETPMIAALPPEARRSLAEQVPFPSRLGEPDEFAALVEHVFENRMLNGSVIRLDGAMRM; encoded by the coding sequence ATGCAAGTCGAAGGCCGGACGATCCTGGTCGCCGGGGGGAGCTCCGGCCTCGGCGCCGCCTGCGTCCGACGGCTCGCCGCGAGAGGCGCCCGCGTCGTCATCGCCGACGTCGACCCCGCCGGGGAACGCCTGTCCGCCGAGCTCGGCGACCGGGCGGTGTTCTCCCCGACCGACGTCACGGACGAGGCGAGCGTCGCCCATGCGGTCGGGCTTGCAGTGGACCGATTCGGCGGCCTGAGCGGGGCCGTCGCCTGCGCCGGGATCCTCGGGCCGGAGAAGCTCCTCGCCCGCGAGGGCGTCCCCTCGGGCGCGAACTTCCGGCGGGTGATCGAGGTCAACCTCGTCGGCACGTTCCACGTCGTCCGCCTCGCCGCCGACGCCATGCGAGCCCAGCCCCCGGGCGACGACGGCGAGCGCGGGGTCATCGTCACGACGTCGTCGATCGCCTGCGAGGAGGGCCAGGCCGGGCAGGCGGCGTATGCCGCTTCGAAGGGGGGCGTGGCCTCGATGACCCTGCCGATCGCCCGCGAGCTGGCCCGCCACGGGATCCGGATCGTGAGCGTCGCGCCGGGGGTGTTCGAAACGCCCATGATCGCCGCCCTCCCGCCCGAGGCCCGCCGCTCGCTCGCCGAGCAGGTCCCGTTCCCCTCCCGCCTCGGCGAGCCCGACGAGTTCGCCGCCCTGGTCGAGCACGTCTTCGAGAACCGGATGCTCAACGGGTCCGTCATCCGGCTCGATGGCGCGATGCGGATGTAA
- a CDS encoding DUF433 domain-containing protein, with the protein MAVGVEERIARLGMVGIEVTPGVCGGDPRIAGTRIPVWSLEQGRRLGASEAELLRDDPMLRAAGLVNAWTHVPAHSAEIEAQIRENEEA; encoded by the coding sequence ATGGCCGTCGGCGTGGAGGAACGGATCGCGCGGCTCGGGATGGTGGGCATCGAGGTGACGCCCGGGGTGTGCGGCGGCGATCCGCGGATCGCCGGCACGCGGATCCCGGTCTGGTCGCTCGAGCAGGGCCGTCGGCTGGGCGCCAGTGAGGCGGAGCTCCTGCGCGACGACCCGATGCTGCGGGCCGCCGGCCTCGTCAACGCCTGGACCCATGTCCCCGCGCATTCGGCCGAGATCGAGGCCCAGATCCGCGAGAACGAGGAGGCGTAG
- a CDS encoding IS110 family RNA-guided transposase, translating to MEPATPETFVGIDVSKARLDVAIGDEPPFAVDNDPAGHADLAGRLAPRRPRRVVMEATGGLEAAAAAALAAAGLPVMVVNPRQARDFAKAMGYLAKTDAIDAKALAHFAAAIKAEPRPLPDEAARGLDALLDRRRQLVGMRTMEENRKATARGRVLRDLEAHLRWLGEHIEEIDRELDERIRSSPAWRERDDLLRGIPGVGPVLSRTLLAGLPELGTISHRRAAALAGLAPLADDSGRRSGPRRIAGGRGQVRAVLYMAALSARRFNPALRALADRLEAAGKRPKVILVAVARKLLVIANAILKAGKPWDPEIAAKLAQNA from the coding sequence ATGGAGCCCGCCACCCCCGAGACCTTCGTCGGCATCGACGTCTCCAAGGCCAGGCTGGACGTCGCCATCGGCGACGAGCCGCCCTTCGCCGTCGACAACGACCCCGCCGGCCACGCCGACCTGGCGGGGCGGCTGGCCCCGCGACGGCCCCGCCGGGTGGTCATGGAGGCCACCGGCGGCCTGGAGGCGGCCGCCGCCGCGGCCCTGGCCGCGGCCGGGTTGCCGGTGATGGTCGTCAACCCGCGCCAGGCCCGCGACTTCGCCAAGGCGATGGGGTACCTGGCCAAGACCGACGCCATCGACGCCAAGGCGCTGGCCCACTTCGCCGCCGCCATCAAGGCCGAGCCGCGGCCGCTGCCCGACGAGGCGGCGCGGGGGCTGGACGCCCTGCTGGACCGCCGCCGCCAGCTGGTGGGCATGCGGACGATGGAGGAGAACCGCAAGGCGACCGCCCGGGGGCGGGTGCTGCGGGACCTGGAGGCGCACCTGAGGTGGCTGGGCGAGCACATCGAGGAGATCGACCGCGAGCTGGACGAGCGGATCCGCTCCAGCCCGGCGTGGCGGGAGAGGGACGACCTGCTGCGCGGGATCCCGGGGGTCGGGCCGGTGCTGTCGCGGACGCTGCTGGCGGGCCTGCCGGAGCTGGGGACGATCAGCCACCGCCGGGCCGCGGCGCTGGCGGGGCTGGCGCCGCTGGCCGACGACAGCGGGCGGCGCAGCGGGCCGCGGCGGATCGCCGGGGGGCGGGGGCAGGTGCGCGCGGTGCTGTACATGGCGGCGCTGTCGGCGCGGCGGTTCAACCCGGCGCTGCGGGCCCTGGCCGACCGGCTGGAGGCGGCCGGCAAGAGGCCCAAGGTGATCCTGGTGGCGGTCGCGCGGAAGCTGCTGGTCATCGCCAACGCCATCCTCAAGGCCGGCAAGCCGTGGGACCCGGAGATCGCCGCGAAACTGGCACAAAACGCTTGA